The following coding sequences lie in one Gorilla gorilla gorilla isolate KB3781 chromosome 5, NHGRI_mGorGor1-v2.1_pri, whole genome shotgun sequence genomic window:
- the LOC109027296 gene encoding putative olfactory receptor 2B8 has product MDQKNGSSFTGFILLGFSDRPQLELVLFVVLLIFYIFTLLGNKTIIVLSHLDPHLHTPMYFFFSKLSFLDLCYTTGIVPQLLVNLRGADKSISYGGCVVQLYISLGLGSTECVLLGVNAFDRYAAVCRPLHYTVIMHPCLYVLMASTSWVIGFANSLLQTVLILLLTLCGRNKLEHFLCEVPPLLKLACVDTTMNESELFFVSVIILLVPVALIIFSYSQIVRAVMRIKSATGQRKVFGTCGSHLTVVSLFFGTAIYAYLQPGNNYSQDQGKFISLFYTIITPMINPLIYTLRNKDVKGALKKVLWKDYDSR; this is encoded by the coding sequence ATGGATCAGAAAAATGGAAGTTCTTTCACTGGATTTATCCTACTGGGTTTCTCTGACAGGCCTCAGCTGGAGCTAGTCCTCTTTGTGGTTCTTTTGATCTTCTATATCTTCACTTTGCTGGGGAACAAAACCATCATTGTATTATCTCACTTGGACCCACATCTTCACACCcctatgtattttttcttctccaaacTAAGCTTTTTGGATCTGTGTTACACAACCGGCATTGTTCCACAGCTCCTGGTTAATCTCAGGGGAGCAGACAAATCAATCTCCTATGGTGGTTGTGTAGTTCAGCTGTACATCTCTCTAGGCTTGGGATCTACAGAATGCGTTCTCTTAGGAGTGAATGCATTTGACCGCTATGCAGCTGTTTGCAGGCCCCTCCACTACACAGTAATCATGCACCCTTGTCTGTACGTGCTGATGGCTTCTACTTCATGGGTCATTGGTTTTGCCAACTCCCTATTGCAGACGGTGCTCATCTTGCTTTTAACACTTTGTGGAAGAAATAAATTAGAACACTTTCTTTGTGAGGTTCCTCCATTGCTCAAGCTTGCCTGTGTTGACACTACTATGAATGAATCTGAACTCTTCTTTGTCAGTGTCATCATTCTTCTTGTACCTGTTGCATTAATCATATTCTCCTATAGTCAGATTGTCAGGGCAGTCATGAGGATAAAGTCAGCAACAGGGCAGAGAAAAGTGTTTGGGACATGTGGCTCCCACCTCACAGTGGTTTCCCTGTTCTTCGGCACAGCTATCTATGCTTACCTCCAGCCCGGCAACAACTACTCTCAGGATCAGGGCAAGTTCATCTCTCTCTTCTACACCATCATTACACCCATGATCAACCCCCTCATATATACACTGAGGAACAAGGATGTGAAAGGAGCACTTAAGAAGGTGCTCTGGAAGGACTACGACTCCAGATGA